In Rissa tridactyla isolate bRisTri1 chromosome 2, bRisTri1.patW.cur.20221130, whole genome shotgun sequence, a single window of DNA contains:
- the IBA57 gene encoding putative transferase CAF17, mitochondrial has translation MLVRAGAAAAAAATATTTLPGLRRLWRGGGSGAAACFQLGRALLAVRGAEAAIFLQGLLTNDVTRLVEGDGAPPPAAGLPRALYAHALNVQGRCLYDVILYRLHENPEEEPHILLECDGGVLEAIQKHLKLYKIRRKVNIAPCLDLSLWAVVPGEQAGDIASSLAKSADQALILTPDPRTEVMGWRLITKKGANLSEIIPGSQIGNIQDYHRHRYKQGIPEGVKDLPPGVALPLESNLAYMNGISFTKGCYIGQELTARTHHMGVIRKRLLPVHFSAPLPKDSIPEGAEILTESGKSAGKFRAGGGELGIALLRLANINETLCLNVAGDKVKLTANIPEWWPKTASK, from the exons ATGTTGGTGAGGGcgggagcagcggcggcggcggcggcaacaGCAACAACCACCCTGCCAGGGCTGCGGCGGttgtggcggggcggggggagcggggccgccgcctGCTTCCAGCTGGGCCGGGCGCTGCTGGCGGTGCGGGGCGCCGAGGCCGCCATCTTCCTCCAGGGGCTCCTCACCAATGACGTCACGCGGCTGGTGGAGGGGGACGgggccccccctcccgccgcggggctgccgcgCGCGCTCTACGCGCATGCGCTGAACGTCCAGGGCCGCTGCCTGTACGACGTCATCCTCTACAG GCTCCACGAGAATCCAGAAGAAGAGCCGCACATCCTGCTGGAGTGTGACGGCGGCGTGCTGGAGGCCATACAAAAACATCTCAAACTGTACAAGATCCGGAGGAAAGTAAACATCGCCCCTTGCCTTGACCTCTCTTTGTGGGCCGTCgtccctggggagcaggctgGAGACATCGCCAGTTCCCTCGCTAAATCTGCAGACCAGGCTCTGATTTTAACTCCTGACCCCAGGACAGAAGTCATGGGCTGGAGACTGATTACAAAAAAAGGAGCAAATCTGTCAGAGATTATCCCTGGGAGTCAGATTGGAAATATTCAGGATTACCACAGGCACAGGTACAAACAAG gAATTCCCGAAGGTGTGAAAGATCTCCCTCCTGGAGTAGCCCTCCCACTGGAATCAAACCTGGCCTACATGAACGGTATCAGCTTTACCAAAGGCTGTTACATCGGGCAGGAATTGACAGCCAGGACCCACCACATGGGTGTCATCCGCAAACGTCTGCTGCCAGTCCACTTTTCAGCTCCGCTTCCCAAGGACAGCATTCCCGAGGGTGCCGAGATCTTAACTGAATCGGGAAAGTCAGCCGGCAAGTTCCGGGCAGGAGGAGGTGAACTGGGTATAGCTTTGCTGAGGTTAGCTAATATAAATGAAACTCTCTGCTTAAATGTAGCAGGTGATAAAGTGAAGCTCACTGCAAATATACCTGAGTGGTGGCCAAAAACTGCTAGTAAATAA
- the GJC2 gene encoding gap junction gamma-2 protein has product MTNMSWSFLTRLLEEIHNHSTFVGKVWLTVLIVFRIVLTAVGGESIYSDEQSKFTCNTKQPGCDNVCYDAFAPLSHVRFWVFQIIMISTPSVMYLGYAIHRIARSAEEEKKFKGFKKKKQFALNWQAVRNMEDPMEADEEEPMISDDTAEHEKAKAKPKSKEQQKHDGRRRIQQEGLMKIYVFQLLTRASFEVCFLIGQYLLYGFEVEAYYVCNRVPCPHTVDCFVSRPTEKTIFLLVMYVVSCLCLLLNMCEMFHLGFGTIRDAIRNRKINSFRQPPYNYAYPKNISCPPEYNLVVKSEKSTKIPNSLMAHEQNLANVAQEQQCTSPDENLPADLSTLHKHLRVAQEQLDIAFQSYSSTQGNTQPSRTSSPASGGTVVEQNRANTAQEKQGAKPKACLEKGSSSSKDGKTSVWI; this is encoded by the coding sequence ATGACCAACATGAGCTGGAGCTTCCTAACCCGCCTGCTAGAAGAGATTCACAATCACTCCACCTTCGTGGGGAAGGTCTGGCTCACTGTGCTCATCGTCTTCCGCATTGTCTTGACAGCGGTGGGGGGGGAGTCCATCTACTCCGATGAGCAGAGCAAGTTCACCTGCAACACCAAGCAGCCCGGCTGCGACAACGTCTGTTACGATGCCTTCGCACCGCTGTCACACGTCAGGTTCTGGGTTTTCCAGATTATCATGATATCCACCCCTTCGGTCATGTACCTGGGCTATGCCATCCACAGGATTGCCCGGTcggcggaggaggagaagaaattcAAGGGATTCAAGAAGAAGAAGCAGTTTGCTTTGAACTGGCAGGCAGTGCGCAACATGGAGGACCCCATGGAGGCTGACGAAGAGGAGCCCATGATCTCTGACGATACAGCAGAACATGAGAAAGCCAAAGCCAAACCCAAGAGCAAAGAGCAACAAAAGCATGACGGGAGGAGGCGCATCCAGCAAGAAGGACTGATGAAAATTTATGTCTTCCAGCTACTTACCAGAGCTTCGTTTGAAGTTTGCTTTTTGATAGGGCAGTATTTGCTCTATGGTTTTGAGGTAGAAGCCTATTATGTCTGCAACAGAGTCCCTTGCCCTCACACTGTGGACTGTTTTGTGTCCCGGCCAACAGAGAAGACCATCTTTCTCCTGGTGATGTATGTTGTGAGCTGCCTGTGCTTATTGCTGAACATGTGTGAGATGTTTCACTTAGGGTTTGGGACCATCCGAGATGCCATTCGCAACCGGAAAATCAACAGCTTTAGGCAGCCTCCCTACAACTATGCCTACCCAAAGaacatctcctgccctcctgagTACAACCTGGTAGTGAAATCGGAGAAGTCCACCAAGATCCCCAACAGCCTGATGGCTCATGAGCAGAACTTGGCTAACGTCGCCCAGGAGCAGCAGTGCACCAGCCCAGACGAGAACCTCCCGGCAGACTTGTCCACCCTTCACAAACACTTGCGAGTGGCCCAGGAGCAGTTAGACATAGCGTTTCAGAGCTACAGCAGCACCCAGGGCAACACACAACCTTCTCGAACCAGCAGTCCTGCCTCGGGTGGCACAGTGGTAGAGCAGAACAGGGCCAACACCGCCCAGGAGAAACAAGGTGCTAAACCCAAGGCCTGTTTGGAGAAAGGGAGCTCAAGCAGTAAAGATGGAAAGACGTCTGTATGGATATAG